A stretch of DNA from Gimesia chilikensis:
CTTTTGTCGTCAGTTTCGAACAGTTGCCCGCATTTCTGCTGGGCTGTTACGGGCATCAGTGGATTGAAACACCCAACTTCGATCGCCTGGCGTCCCAGTCTGTAGTCTTCGATCAGCATTTTGCGAACGATCTCACCTCTCGTGGCAACACGTTTCCCTGGTGGACGGGACAGACTGTCCCCACTCAAAACAATTCTTCAGCAAGCGAGACCGCCTGTTTCGTCTCACGCTTGAAAGCACAAGGCGTGCTTTCAACGTTGCTGCTCGAAACGGAAGCTGACGTCGGTCGCTCCGCGTCGATGCGTGAACAGGAACCGTTCTTTAATCAATTCGATGATGTAACAACGGTAACCGGAAAGAATGGTTATGAGCTCAGCGAAGCGGATTCCCCATTCGCGAGACTGATTCAGACTGCTCTCGAACGCCTGCCCGACTGGATGGCATCGCCCGATGATCAACTGATCTGGCTTCGTTCAGAAGGAGTGCCTCCACTGCCACTGGCACCGGAATTCTATGCTACGCTCTACCTGGATGAAGTCCTCGATCAGGGAGACGATACAGAGGAAGAGAGTGAATTCGTCGCGGATGAACTTCCGCTAGAGCCTGCAGAAGAGGGTGATTCTGAGGAAGAGCTGGATGACGCCCTTGATCTTGAAGAGGACGATGACTGGGAAGAACTGATTAGTGCTGTCGTCGCCCTGTTCCAGAGCCCGGAGGAGTGGGGGGATCTGGATGATGAC
This window harbors:
- a CDS encoding sulfatase-like hydrolase/transferase, coding for MKKAFVVSFEQLPAFLLGCYGHQWIETPNFDRLASQSVVFDQHFANDLTSRGNTFPWWTGQTVPTQNNSSASETACFVSRLKAQGVLSTLLLETEADVGRSASMREQEPFFNQFDDVTTVTGKNGYELSEADSPFARLIQTALERLPDWMASPDDQLIWLRSEGVPPLPLAPEFYATLYLDEVLDQGDDTEEESEFVADELPLEPAEEGDSEEELDDALDLEEDDDWEELISAVVALFQSPEEWGDLDDDERRMARAVYAGYVTLLDQWLGRFLDSLHEYAEQHSILLIVTAARGGSSLLGPVRDAEDWGLFEETTHVPLLIFNSGNQQQGNRRQFLSQSADIPATLSAWWSLESTENMIGGTDLLALITGQEEMSEPVIHAASDEAVAIRTPEFYYLQRRDKQPSDAEHETHPLPETAPVQLYQKPSDRWDVYEQHSQHPETVAAFAELLNEKQTGSTS